The genomic region CGGGCATAGTGGCAGAAAACAGCATGGTGTGCCGCGTGGCTGGGACGCGCGAAAGTAAAACCTCCACATCGGGTAAGAACCCAAGGTCTAACATTTCGTCGGCTTCATCGAGCACCACGGTGGACACACCATTGAGCTTCAAAATCCGGCGTTTCAACAGGTCAATCAGCCGGCCCGGGGTGCCCACCACAACGTCCGTACCACGCTTAAGTGCACTGATCTGTGGGTCAAACTTAGCGCCCCCGTAGATTTCCGTCACCCGAATACTCGTGAGTGATGCCGCGTCACGCAAATCGCGCGCCACCTGCTTACACAGCTCGCGGGTGGGCAAAATAACCAGGGCCTGCGGGTGGCCTGCAAACGGTACGTCCTGGTCGTAATTCTGCGCATCCGGTGGGCACACGTGCGACAGCAACGGCAGCCCAAAACCCAAGGTCTTCCCCGTCCCAGTTTTCGCCTGCCCAATAATGTCGCGCCGCCCAAGCGCAACCGGCAGCGTCAACGCCTGAATTGGGAACGGGTGCGTAATATCCTTGCGGGCCAGGGCCTCACAGAACGGGGCGCTCACCCCGTAGTCCGCGAACGTTTTGCTCTCCAGTTCAAAGTGAGCAACTTCCTCATCAATATCTGGTTTCGCATCCTGCTGAGGTGCCTGAACCTGCACGCCCTCAAGATTAACTACAGCCGACGAATACGTGGTCGGCTCCATATTTTCTTCACTCATTGTCGATCTTCCTCGCGGTCCCATCCGCGCCACGCGACACTCCGTCGCTACCATGCCGATCGCGCAATGCCCAGCAGCTCGGTGCTGCCCCAAAAAGTTAATCTCACAACCCGGCGACCGGTCTTAACCAACCTCCATTGTAAAGGTAAAAACAGGGCTTGCCTATTCGCTACCACACAACGCGTTGGGGCCACTTGCGAAAAAGCGGCGCCAACACCACCAACTAAAGTAAGGAACGGTGCCAACCCCACCAACTAAGGTACCGTGCGACCCACCGAGTATCCGTATTACCGATTGTGCCTCGCTTACCTCCAATCCCAACGGGCGGGGTTGCCTGTACCTCAGGCGAATGCGCTGGAGTAATCGTTCGCAAGCCGCCGTGGTGAGAAGCGGCGGGTTCGAAACATGCTTAATATGGAGGCAGTATGTGCTCATAAAACCAGGACGAAGGAGACGATTGTGAGCAACCCGCAAGAGAGCACTTTTGCACGCATCCTCGGTGTGTCCGGATACGGCGCACTCGCCGCGCAAGCCCGGTTAGCGAAAGACGCCGATCAAGCTCCCGAAACTTTTGAACACATTGCCATGGCGCGCATGTCCGCCCGCGCCTGGAGCTCATTCACGGCAGTAGAACGCACTGCACAGAAACTAGACGTGGACCTCCCGGCACAAATCACCCCGTTCGAAGGCATGCTTGACGAACTAGATGCCCGCACTCGGCCCACAACCTGGTGGGAGCGGCTCACAAAAACCTATGTCGCGATCGGGATTTTCACCGACGCGCTGCGCACTGCCGCGCAAGGCCTGGAACTACCAGAAGTGGCGGATGCCGTATCCGACTTCGGTCACGGCCAGTGGACCCGCGACCGGCTCGAACCGGTCACTAAAGACGATCCGCAGCTGCAAGCCCGCCTCTCCTTGTGGACCAGGCGCGTGGGTGGGGAAGCGCTCGGGCTGGTGCGCGCTTTCTTGTTCACCGACGAGGGGGCAAGCGCGAAACTGGATCTCGATGAGGTGGTCGCGGATATATCAAAGGCCCACAAGGAACGCTTAGACGCGGTTCACTTGAAGGCCTAGATACGACTAGTCAAAACCCGATATTCACAACCTGAGTTTATTAAACCGGCCTCAACTGACGGTGAACCCAACCGGGTTCGTCTTATCTTCGTCTAACAAGACGTAGCCAAGCTTGTCAGCTGGGATAATGACCTCCCGATCCTGCGTGTCCCGCAGCGCGAGCACCCCGGGCGTACCGGTGGTAGCATCTTGTGCGAGCGCGGTGTTAACGCGTTCACGCAGGTCCTCACTAGTAATATCGACACTTAACGAAATGTCGCGGGCAATCCCAGCGACCCCAATCGTGAGTTTCATAAAACACTCCTTACACTATTCGTAACCACCCTCAATGGTAGAGGGTTGAGTAGAAGAAGTCTGCCTGGCCCGTTAGAAAAAGATGGTTGAATAGGGATATGACAAGCCACACTTCGCTCAGCCACCCGAGTTACCACGTGGATCTGCACATTCCGCCTCAAGCCACACTGCCAAAGTTGGATCCGCACCAAAAGCGGGCGGTCGATTCGATACAGAATTCAGATACGCATGCCCTCGTGCGGGGGTGCCCCGGTTCAGGGAAAACCCGGGTTGCGATTGAAGTGGCTGTTAATTCGCATGAGGGCGGGCAAACCGTGCGGATGCTAGCTCCCGACCGGTCGCGAGCCGACCTGCTGCAACCCATTTTGGAGCCGCGCGTAACCGGGGTGGTGCGCCCAGTGCGTACCCCCGTGTCGTTTGCCTACGACATTGTGAACGAGTACTGCGTGCACGCCGAGTTGGCGCCTCCACGGTTACTCACAGGCGCGCAACAAGACCAGTACCTGAAGGACCTCATTGAACAAGAAGCGGTGCAGTGGCCGGCCCTGATCACAGCTGAGGTGACGGCACTGCCCGTGTTCCGCATGCAGGTGCGGAACTTGATTGCGCGGGTAGAAGAATCGGGGCGCGATGGCGCGTGGTTAGCGCAGCTGGGGCAGCGGGTTGGCCGGGAAGTGTGGGTGAGTGTTGGGCAGCTGATGCAAGTCTGGGACGAACGCATCAGCAGGTCAGAAACCAACCCGCACCTGAGTGCACCCGCACTGCAACAGCGGGCCGCGCAAATACTGCGTGAGAACGCCCAGAGCAGCTCCTCGGACAGCCGCGGCTCGTTCGAATTACCGCAGCTGTTGGTAGTCGATGACCTACAGGACTGCACGGCAGCGACCCTGCAGCTACTGACCCAATGTGCCGAACTGGGAACCCGGATCGTCGCGTGCGCAGACGCCGACGTTGCAGTCGCCACCTACCGAGGTGGGGAACCACACTTAGACGGAAGGCTCGCCACCAGATTGCGGGCAGCTGAATACGAACTTGGCCCCACCCACCGCGGCGGGCAAGCCCTGCGCGCCGCAGTGCAGGAAATCACCGCGCGAATCCCCACCACGGGCTCGCACGAGCGGCGCACGCAGGGAGCGGTGAATCCGCATGAGGATGGCCAGAACCTCAACTTGGAAGTATTTGGATCTCCCACCCAAGAAATGTCCGCTCTGGTGGGCCGCGTCCACACGCTGCAGTACAGGGGGATGGCCCTGTCGGACATGGCGGTGATCGTGCGTGATAGCGCCGAAATCGCACGCGTGCGGTCCGCCTTCATGGCTGCGGACGTTGAAACGACCGCTGTGCGGCGGGCCATTAACTACGCAAAAACTAACGTGACCGCCACACTTTTGAACCTGCTGGTGGAACCGGAAAACCCGGACGATCTCATCACCACAACGGCCGCGAGCGCCCTGGTGAACATTGATGCCATCTTGCTGCGCCGCCTCATCGACGTGGTTGGGGTGAGTGCAGAAAAAACAGACTTGTTAAACCTCGCGGAACAAGTGGATTCGGCATTAACGGAGGATACGGAACTAGCGGCGCGGATCCGCGGGCAGAACCTACTGGGGGCTGCGCATGACCTGCGCACCACCTACCAGCTGATCCAACTGGGGCAAGAAAATGCGAACGCGGCCCCGACGGTGGCGTTGTGGAAACTGTGGGACGCCAGCCACGTGCAGAAACGCTGGCGCGAACGCGCCCTGATTCCCACCGCAAGCTCGGTTGAATACGACGAGCGGTTAGACGCTGTGATTTCGCTGATGCGCAGCGCGGACGTATGGTCGCAACGTAACCCAGCGGACACGGCCCGCGACTTCGCCCGCGCCCTGCTGGAAGAAAACCTTCCTACAGATACGCTGGCGCAACAGGCTCAGCGGCCCGCCGGGGTGAGTGTCCTCACGCCCCAACAAGCGGTGGGCCGCGAATGGGAAGCGGTGTTCATCGTGGGATTGCAAGACGGTGCGTGGCCCAACTTGACGTTGCGGGACCGCATTACGTGCGCGGCAGACATCACCCAGCTGGCTGCCGGGCAGGTAGATGAAACCCAGTTGCAACGCCCCCTCCCATCGGCCCTCACGCGCCGAGCTATGCTCACTGACGAACTCCGCCTCCTGGCTGCGGCGATGACGCGTGCGCGCCAGCAACTGTGGATTAGCGCTGCCCGCACCGAAGACACAACCGAGTCAGCATTCATCGACATTCTGGCCCCCCACATGGGAGCCAAGATAGAAGACATGAGGGTCGTCACCTCCCAGGTTGCCCCCGGGGTAGACACGCGTTCACTAATTGCCCGTTTGAGGTACTTGGTGAGCCAACCGGATGCACAACCCGATTCGGCCGCCCAGCCTGCGGCGGCGCAACCCCTGGCTGCCCAGCCTGCGGCGGCGCCCACTGGTTTGAATCCAGCGGCTAATGCTCGCCAGCGCACACTTGCGGCGCAGCTACTAGCGCTCGCGGCCAGTGAAGGCATCGATGCGGCGGATGCACGCACCTGGATTGGGGCCGGTGGGATGAGCGTTGCGAAACCCCAGGAAACCAAGCGGGAGGGCAAACCCTTCCTCTCTCCGTCGCAGGTGGAGACACTGCTGGAATGCCCCGCAAAATGGTTCATGACGCGCCACGGTGGCGACTACTTTTCTACCGACGCGGCACGCCTGGGGAACATGATTCACCAAATCGCGGAGGAACACCCCTACGGCACCGCGCAAGAACTGCTGGGCGCTCTCGATGAACTGTGGGACGAGAACTTTGGGCGCGAGAGCGAACTCGACCAACAACTACTAGAAAAAGCACAGGACATGGTCGCGAAACTCGGTGACTACTTCCAAGCTGACACTCACCGACAAGTAGAAGTAGAAAAAGCAGTTACCGCAGACGTGGGGCCAGCCATCATTAACGGGTACATCGACCGCGTCGAAACCAGCCGGGGTGCGACCACCATTGCGGACATCAAAACGGGCACCAAACTACCCAGCAAAAGCGAACTGCCTGACTTCCTGCAACTCTTGTTGTACCAGTTGGTCCTAGCGCAATTAGAAGGCCCCGATGGGAAACCGTATGACGTGCAGGGCGCACGACTAATCGCGCTGACCCGATCAGCTCGCGGACTTGTACTTCCCCAACCGTCAATTTTTGCGTCCGACGAAGACACTCAGCAGCGGTATAAAGCACTGCTGGAACAGTTAGAAACCGCTGCGGAACTAACGCGCGGGCCCCTGTTCTTACCTAAACCATCAAAAGATGCTTGCGACCATTGTGCAGTGAGGCAGATTTGCCCCGCGCAGACCGAAGGAATGAGGACCATAGAATGAGCCACCCGCGCATCCGCGCGCGCGAGATCGCACACGCACTGAACACCCAGCCGGGGGTTAAACAGATTCTGCTTTCCGACGAGCAAGAAAGCGTCGTTGAAGCACCCCTCACGCCCACCCTCGTGGTTGCCGGTGCGGGATCTGGGAAAACGGAAACCATGTCCCTGCGCGTACTGTACCTTCTGTGCCAAGGAATGGACCCGGAACGCATCCTCGGGCTCACCTTCACCCGCAAAGCAGCGGGTGAGCTATCTGCGCGGCTGCGGCTACGCATTGAGCAGCTTATCCGCACCGGGCTGATTTCCCCTCAAACGGATACCGCATGGTTTTCTGGCAGCCTAAACGTATCTACCTACAACGCGTTCGCATCGAACGTGGTTAAAGAATACGGTCTACTACTCGGAGTAGATCCGGGAGCGCAGTTAATTACGGACGCCTTGAAATGGCAGATTATGGATGAGGTACTGAGCCACTACACGGGGCAGCTACCACGCTTGAGCCGCGAAAGCCTCATAGAACTCGCATTAAAACTAAGTGATGCAATGGCTGAACACGCCGTTTCGGTGGACGACATGCGCCAATACTGCGCAGCAACAATTGCCAATATTGAGGAGGCACCCCCCTCAGGAAGAACTAAGAATCCGAACCCTTCATTCACGAAACGCTACCTAGAAAATGTGCACAGACAAGTGCACCTACTGGGCTTGGTAGAGGAGTATCGGCGGCAAAAACGCGTGCGTCAGATGATCGATTTTTCCGACCAGATGTCGTACGCTAGGCAGATCGTTGAGCAGCATCCGCAAGTAGTTGACACCCTCCGGGGAGACTACGACGCAGTTTTACTAGACGAGTTTCAAGACACGTCAGTGGGGCAGCTGGAACTGCTGTCGCGGCTTTTCAAAGACAAACCAGTGATGGCAGTGGGGGACCCGAACCAAGCGATCTACGGGTTCCGCGGCGCATCCGCAGCATCACTCGAAACTTTCCTAGAATACTTTGACACCCGCGGTCAGGGCGTTCGCAGGTACATGACGTACGCGTGGCGCAACGATCCAAAGATTCTAGACCTCGCCAACACTATTTCTGGTGCAAATAAACAAACAGATGGGACGGTGAAGCCACTGCGCAGCCCCAAACCTGAGGGGGGTAACGTGCAGTACCTCTACACGCAGTGGCAGGAGGATGAATACGAACTAGTCGCGCAGATTATTGGCCAGTGGAAACGGGAAGACCCCACCGCAAGCATCGGCGTTCTCGCACGCAAATCAGGTTCGCTCGAACCCATGTTGGAAGCGTGCCGAACACACCATATTCCCGCTGTCGTCACGGGCATGGGAGGGTTGCTAACCCAACCGGTGGTAGCGGACCTGCGCGCAGTGTTGAAACTAAGCGTGGACCCCACCCACGGACCCTCGGCAATGCGGTTGCTGGCAAACCTGGACCTCGCGGCATCGGACCTGCGGGTACTGTACGAGTACGCGAAGCATCAGCGTAAGCATCGGCGCGCACCGGAAGACTCGATGCGCACCGAGTTCTTAGCGGACGCGATTGACTCACCCCCACCGGCGGGTTGGCGTGCTCGCGGCGACGTGTTCTCTGAAGAAGCTAGTGAACGCGTCCAAGATTTAGCGCGGCGCCTAGAGCACGTGCGCGAACACATGGATCGGCCCTTACCGACCTTGGTTACGACTGCGCTGCACATTTTTGACCTCGATATTGCAATCAAATCTGACCCACTCACAAACGCGGGAATGCAAGCAGTGGACGCATTCGTGGACACGGTCAACGACTACGTGTCGCAGACCCAACAGGCGTCACTGCGCGTGTTCCTAGACTGGATTGACGTGGCTTTAGAGGCGGAACGGGGGCTTCCCGCTCCAAGTCCGACGGTGGACCCCACCACGGTGCAGATCATGACGGTACACCAGGCGAAAGGTCTGGAGTGGGACCGCGTAGTAGTGCTAGATCTGATGCACGGTTCCTTCCCGAGCGTTGACCAGGCGCACAACTACAAACCAGCTACACAAGTGCGGTTAGATAAGCACTTCCAGCTGGAGCCCCGCGCTCAGAAAGGGTGGATGGCTGACGCTGGACAGTTACCGTTTGAACTGCGCATGGACCGCTGCAAACTAGATAACACGCCGATCCTGCCGCTCCTACCTGGGCTCGGGAGCTTGGACGTGCGCGAGCAAAAAGATGTAATCGAGCAGTACCAGTACGAGCTGGCAGAATACTTAGAACGTGAGGAGCGGCGCATCGCCTACGTGGCATTCACCCGCCCGCGCACCCACCTGCTCCTCGCGGGGGCATGGCGAAAAGCTGATGCCAAGAGCCTGCAGAACCCATCACACTACCTAGTTGAAGCGCTGGCATCTGAAACCGCGAGCGCGTACCCGGACCTTTGCGACGACCTGCCCGCCGTAGTTATCGAACCCGACGAAGACGCAACGCAGCCCCCCAAACGCGCAAGCCACATGTTCCCCCGCCAACCCGGACCGACGCGCGAACTGATCACCGCGGGGGCCGAACGAACCCGCGAACAAGTGATGCGCGTGCACACCGGGGAACTATCTTTCAACAACCTGGACCTGGACCCATCCAATAAAGATGAGGCACAACTAGTTGCCCAAGTACAAAACGCAATCGCGCATCACCGCGCAAAACAAAAACCAGCGGACCTCACGGTGGACCTATCGCGCCTATCCGCAACCACCATGCCACAACTGCTAGAATCAACCACCGAGTTCGCACTGCAGTTGCGCCGTCCACTACCTCAAGAACCATCTGACAGTGCACAGTTGGGAACCGTGTTCCACGAGTGGGCAGCCCAGTGGGCGCACCTCCCCGCACCACTACCCGAAAACGCGGAAGGACTAATCCAAGAAGACCCCGACACAGTAGGGGAGTTTGAAACGAACCCGGCTTTTGAAGCGCTCACCGAAAAACAACACGAGCAGCTGCGAATTCACCAACGGCGCGCGATCGCACTATTTGGTAACCACCCCGGGTTTGAAGCCGTTGAAACCCCGTTTTCAGTGCAGTTCGCGGGCCTAACTGTGCGCGGGCGGATAGATGCGCTGACAACCACCGCGGGTAAACTCCACGTGATCGACTGGAAAACCGGTGCGCCCCCAACCCGCAAACGTCTTGGCCGCGCCGCCCAATACGCCACCCAGCTGGAAGTTTACCGGCACGCGGTAGCGCAAGAACGCGGTATCCCAACCGCCGACGTGGACGCAGAACTAGTGTTCCTAGGTGGAAAAACGAGCCTGCAAAACCGGCGAGTGAGCCTGACGCAACTACTTGAACTACTGCCCGACTACGACTTCGAAAAACAACTCGCGCAACTCAGTGAGCGCGAACGCTCTTAGAGCCTGCCCTAACCTGCGGTCGATGTGCGTACTGCCCTACGAGGGTTTTCGCTAAACTCCGCCTCCGACTAATCCCGACCCAGCCGGCGCAGCACCTCGCGCAGGTCAACGGTTGGGGCATCGGGATCTATCTGATAGGCGCCCTCCGCGGATGAATCCAGCGCGTCATCTTCGCGCGTCTTCGATTCGCCGGCCGCGACACGGTTCGCCTCAAAGCGCGCGGTCCGGCTTGGCTCGGGGGTCGCAACCGCTTCCTGTTCGGGCGGGGCAACCGGTTCCTGTTCGGCAGCAGCTTGTTTTGGTGATCCGGCATCTATGGAGGACTGCGTGCCAGCGGTAGAGGCAGCAAGATCCTCAGGCGAAAAAGCGGAATCATCTGCAACACTGCCATGCAACAGTGGTTCATCACCCACGTCAGCCGCCAGGTCTTCTAGCATCTGCACTGCATCGGCCACCACGTCCGCATCGTCATTACGCTTCCCGTGCAACAACCACCGCAGCAACGCCATCTCCGAATGAAGCACCGCGCGCGAAGCCAAATGCAGATCCGAATCATCTTTACGAGCCGCATGATAAGCATCCATAAACGCCTGGCTCGCCTCCGGATTCGCACAAGTGGTAATCCACGCCAAATCCTGCGCCGGATCCCCCAACTGCGCGGACGCAAACGACTCCAACCCAACCACCGCCTCGTAGCTGGAAACGAAACACTCCGGCGCCAAATCCCCATGCACCGGCACGCAGCGGAACCGGAACATGGACACGTCCTCAAGAGCTTCCTCCCAGCGCGTATACAAATTCGGTGGCAAAACCGTTGCCTGCACTGCTTCATCAAGCAGGGCCAGCATGCGTTCGCGACACTCAGCGGGTGAATACATCGGCATGCCTGTCGCTTCAATAACTTCGCTGGGCAGATCATGCAACGCCGCAACGGCGCGGCCCATGGAACTTGCAAGCGTGGGGGAGTGCTCCAACTCCTCCCACGTGGCGTGCGTCCCCGCCATCTGCTTGTAAATCATCACGGCAGGCCGGTTTCGCCGCGCCCGCGAATACGCCTGAGGAGCCGGAACACTAAACGGTACCCGTCCCACTTTGAACGCTTTGGCCAAAATCGCCAGGAGCATCACCTGCGCTTCAATATCCACCCCCGCCTGCTGCGTCAGTGGTGAACACACACTCCAGTGTGTCCCATTTGAATCTACGATCCCTTGGACCGCCATGGCTCCATCGTTGGATTGCGGTTCGCACAAGCTCACGACCGACAGGTCTGGAATGAGGGTGGTTGCGTGTGCAGCTAGCGTCAGAGGGGTCAGTGGTTTACTCACATAACTAATCTAGGGCAAAAAAGTTATCCACATGGCGGAAAACCCTTGTGTCGGCGTGGCGGGTATCCATTATTGTGGTTGTTGTCAACGTAGATATAACGCGGTGGAGCACGTATGTCGAGTATGACCTTGCAGCAACGCGGAGACAGCATCCGCGCAATAGTGGCCGACAAGAACTTTGACCCCATAGTTGATTCAGCACGGTTGCGTCGTGTAATTGACGAGTCCTTCCAGGTGGTTCCAGCCGCGTCCGCGGAGGAACGAGCAGCCCAAACCACGGCATTACTAGCCGACATCGGTGGATACGGAGCGTTGCAAAGACTCCTGGACGACCCCCAGATTGAGGAGATCTACGTGAACTCCCCATCGAAAGTCTTCGTTGCCCGCGGCGGTGTGTCCGAACTGACTTCGATTATCCTGGATGCCGACGAAGTCAAAGACCTGGTGGAACGTATGCTGCACCATTCAGGGAGGCGACTTGACCTGTCCGCACCGTTTGTCGACGCGATGCTTCCCGGTGGGGAACGGTTGCACGTGGTGATCCCACCGGTGGCGGGCCGCGACTGGG from Gleimia hominis harbors:
- a CDS encoding DUF3107 domain-containing protein, coding for MKLTIGVAGIARDISLSVDITSEDLRERVNTALAQDATTGTPGVLALRDTQDREVIIPADKLGYVLLDEDKTNPVGFTVS
- a CDS encoding phosphotransferase; translated protein: MSKPLTPLTLAAHATTLIPDLSVVSLCEPQSNDGAMAVQGIVDSNGTHWSVCSPLTQQAGVDIEAQVMLLAILAKAFKVGRVPFSVPAPQAYSRARRNRPAVMIYKQMAGTHATWEELEHSPTLASSMGRAVAALHDLPSEVIEATGMPMYSPAECRERMLALLDEAVQATVLPPNLYTRWEEALEDVSMFRFRCVPVHGDLAPECFVSSYEAVVGLESFASAQLGDPAQDLAWITTCANPEASQAFMDAYHAARKDDSDLHLASRAVLHSEMALLRWLLHGKRNDDADVVADAVQMLEDLAADVGDEPLLHGSVADDSAFSPEDLAASTAGTQSSIDAGSPKQAAAEQEPVAPPEQEAVATPEPSRTARFEANRVAAGESKTREDDALDSSAEGAYQIDPDAPTVDLREVLRRLGRD
- a CDS encoding ATP-dependent helicase — translated: MSHPRIRAREIAHALNTQPGVKQILLSDEQESVVEAPLTPTLVVAGAGSGKTETMSLRVLYLLCQGMDPERILGLTFTRKAAGELSARLRLRIEQLIRTGLISPQTDTAWFSGSLNVSTYNAFASNVVKEYGLLLGVDPGAQLITDALKWQIMDEVLSHYTGQLPRLSRESLIELALKLSDAMAEHAVSVDDMRQYCAATIANIEEAPPSGRTKNPNPSFTKRYLENVHRQVHLLGLVEEYRRQKRVRQMIDFSDQMSYARQIVEQHPQVVDTLRGDYDAVLLDEFQDTSVGQLELLSRLFKDKPVMAVGDPNQAIYGFRGASAASLETFLEYFDTRGQGVRRYMTYAWRNDPKILDLANTISGANKQTDGTVKPLRSPKPEGGNVQYLYTQWQEDEYELVAQIIGQWKREDPTASIGVLARKSGSLEPMLEACRTHHIPAVVTGMGGLLTQPVVADLRAVLKLSVDPTHGPSAMRLLANLDLAASDLRVLYEYAKHQRKHRRAPEDSMRTEFLADAIDSPPPAGWRARGDVFSEEASERVQDLARRLEHVREHMDRPLPTLVTTALHIFDLDIAIKSDPLTNAGMQAVDAFVDTVNDYVSQTQQASLRVFLDWIDVALEAERGLPAPSPTVDPTTVQIMTVHQAKGLEWDRVVVLDLMHGSFPSVDQAHNYKPATQVRLDKHFQLEPRAQKGWMADAGQLPFELRMDRCKLDNTPILPLLPGLGSLDVREQKDVIEQYQYELAEYLEREERRIAYVAFTRPRTHLLLAGAWRKADAKSLQNPSHYLVEALASETASAYPDLCDDLPAVVIEPDEDATQPPKRASHMFPRQPGPTRELITAGAERTREQVMRVHTGELSFNNLDLDPSNKDEAQLVAQVQNAIAHHRAKQKPADLTVDLSRLSATTMPQLLESTTEFALQLRRPLPQEPSDSAQLGTVFHEWAAQWAHLPAPLPENAEGLIQEDPDTVGEFETNPAFEALTEKQHEQLRIHQRRAIALFGNHPGFEAVETPFSVQFAGLTVRGRIDALTTTAGKLHVIDWKTGAPPTRKRLGRAAQYATQLEVYRHAVAQERGIPTADVDAELVFLGGKTSLQNRRVSLTQLLELLPDYDFEKQLAQLSERERS
- a CDS encoding ferritin-like fold-containing protein; translation: MSNPQESTFARILGVSGYGALAAQARLAKDADQAPETFEHIAMARMSARAWSSFTAVERTAQKLDVDLPAQITPFEGMLDELDARTRPTTWWERLTKTYVAIGIFTDALRTAAQGLELPEVADAVSDFGHGQWTRDRLEPVTKDDPQLQARLSLWTRRVGGEALGLVRAFLFTDEGASAKLDLDEVVADISKAHKERLDAVHLKA
- a CDS encoding UrvD/REP family ATP-dependent DNA helicase, which codes for MTSHTSLSHPSYHVDLHIPPQATLPKLDPHQKRAVDSIQNSDTHALVRGCPGSGKTRVAIEVAVNSHEGGQTVRMLAPDRSRADLLQPILEPRVTGVVRPVRTPVSFAYDIVNEYCVHAELAPPRLLTGAQQDQYLKDLIEQEAVQWPALITAEVTALPVFRMQVRNLIARVEESGRDGAWLAQLGQRVGREVWVSVGQLMQVWDERISRSETNPHLSAPALQQRAAQILRENAQSSSSDSRGSFELPQLLVVDDLQDCTAATLQLLTQCAELGTRIVACADADVAVATYRGGEPHLDGRLATRLRAAEYELGPTHRGGQALRAAVQEITARIPTTGSHERRTQGAVNPHEDGQNLNLEVFGSPTQEMSALVGRVHTLQYRGMALSDMAVIVRDSAEIARVRSAFMAADVETTAVRRAINYAKTNVTATLLNLLVEPENPDDLITTTAASALVNIDAILLRRLIDVVGVSAEKTDLLNLAEQVDSALTEDTELAARIRGQNLLGAAHDLRTTYQLIQLGQENANAAPTVALWKLWDASHVQKRWRERALIPTASSVEYDERLDAVISLMRSADVWSQRNPADTARDFARALLEENLPTDTLAQQAQRPAGVSVLTPQQAVGREWEAVFIVGLQDGAWPNLTLRDRITCAADITQLAAGQVDETQLQRPLPSALTRRAMLTDELRLLAAAMTRARQQLWISAARTEDTTESAFIDILAPHMGAKIEDMRVVTSQVAPGVDTRSLIARLRYLVSQPDAQPDSAAQPAAAQPLAAQPAAAPTGLNPAANARQRTLAAQLLALAASEGIDAADARTWIGAGGMSVAKPQETKREGKPFLSPSQVETLLECPAKWFMTRHGGDYFSTDAARLGNMIHQIAEEHPYGTAQELLGALDELWDENFGRESELDQQLLEKAQDMVAKLGDYFQADTHRQVEVEKAVTADVGPAIINGYIDRVETSRGATTIADIKTGTKLPSKSELPDFLQLLLYQLVLAQLEGPDGKPYDVQGARLIALTRSARGLVLPQPSIFASDEDTQQRYKALLEQLETAAELTRGPLFLPKPSKDACDHCAVRQICPAQTEGMRTIE